CAAGCTTTTTTGTTTTGTATATAAAACATTTTTTAGTAAATGAAACAAATTAAAATTTTTCATTGACTCAATTTTCGAAAAACTTTACACTGTTGATAAGTGGTAAACATTGTTTTGTATGTAAAACATAATATTGCTGAAAGGAGGGAAAAAATACCACCCAAAAAATTTTTTCTTATGAAGTATAATATTTGAAAAGTAATTGAAAGCGATTACAAAAAATGAATATGTTTCTTGAAAGGGGATCACAAATGCTGAAAGGGAACAAAAGATGGCTCTATATTGCTGTGCCTATATTCTTTTTCTGGTTTTTTGGACAAATTGATAAACTGGGAATCTCGGTTATTCAAACGGATCCTGGCTTCATGAGTGATCTGGGGCTTACAGGGGCAGACAAAAATGCCAAAATTGGCTTAATAACATTTATCTTTACTATCTCTTACGCCGTTTCAAATATATTCTGGGGCTTTGTTATTGATAAAGCAGGTCCGCGGAAAACAGCTGTATTCGGGCTGTTCATTTGGACTGCGACCATGATTGCAGGCGGTTTGGCAACTTCCTATGAGATGTTTTTAATCAGCAGGGTAATTCTTGGATTCGGTGAAGGGATGATGATTCCGGTCTGCGGAAAATTCATTTCAAATTGGTTTAACCAGCGGGAACTTGGCCGGGCACAATCTACCTGGCTCGCGGGCAATTATTTCGGACCTGCCTGTGGTGCTGTTATATTGACTTTAGTGCTTGCAACCTTTCATTGGGAAGCTGCGTTTTTCTTCCTAGCTGCTTTTAATCTGTTTATTGTTATTCCAATGTTTTGGTTCCTTACTCGGGATACTCCTGAAGAACATTATGCAATTGATAAGGAAGAGCTTGCGTATATCCGCAAGTCTGATGGCACTGAAAAACCAAAGAAAAGCTTTGCACAGGACTACCGCTATTGGATCGTTTGGTTTGGCATGTTAATGTCATCGTTTTTGTTTTTCGGAATCAGCATTTGGCTGCCTACTTATCTCGTTGAGGCGAAAAGTTTCTCAAGAGAAGCAATGACGGGGATTACCTCATTATCCTGGCTGTTTGCTCTGGGCTTTGTCTTATCCTGCGGATTTTTGGCTGACAAAACAAGACGTCCAAGCTTGCTGGCCACGATTCTGTTCAGTTTAACGGCAGTCTTCTTAACAGCAGCTATTTTTGCACCACATCCGGTTCTGGCTGGTATTTGTATGGGACTCGCAATGGGAACTCAAGGCGGGGTGTTCCACTTAAGCAATTTATTTATCGTAAAATTTTCAACCCCGGAAACAGCAGGGCGCGCTGCCGGTCTTATGGGATTCACTAATATTTTAGGCGGTTTTTCAAGCTATATCATGGGATGGATGAGAGACCTTGCAGGCGGGGACTTTGGCCCATCGATTGTTATGCTTATCATTGCAGCAAGCTTAGGCTTCATCGCTTATATATTTACAATCAAAAAAGAGGCAGCTGAACTTCGAATTGAGCAGATTCCTCCAAATAGAAAAGTAATCGTATAATAGTTTCATATTTGAAACAAAGTTTTAATAATTTAATTTTTCTCAATATTTTTAATTGACATATTAAATATTGGGATTTATTATTAACCTGTAAGTAAAACATTGTTTTGTATATAAAACATAATAAAGATTTAGGAGTGATATTATATGTCAGCTGAAAAATTTGATGTGCAAGCTTTCGAAAAAAATATGTAGCAAGGCTGCAAGATCGATCACTGGACTGGAATGTTCTTAAATTTCAAGAAGAAATTGATCCAAAGTACAAAAGGGCGCAAATGAGATATATTGGCCGCGGGGCAACAGCGAATAATGATTCAAATGTAATCGCAGCGGAACATTTCACACTCAGCACGATGGTGCTTCCAGCTGGATGTGTTGGACCTCTTCATCTTCACGATGATGTGGAAGAAGTATTCTTTATTCTTAAAGGGAGTGTAAAGGCTCTTATCCAGGAAGTAGGCAAGGATGAAGTACATGAAATTCGTCTGAATGAGCGTGACTGCATCAGTTCTCCTCCGGGAGTGTACCGCGGCATTCATAATGATGGCGATGAAGAAGCGTTAATGCTGGTTATGCTTGGAGCAGTAAAACCAAATCTTCCTACATATCCGAAAGGGAGTGCTCTTGAAGAGCTGCGCATTCAGCGTGCGAAAGAAAGAGAAGCTATCATCAACGGAAAATAATAGTTTCTGGCAAACTGGCACTCTAATGAATATAACCGGGATGGTCCGCTAAATTTAACTCTGCCGGGTCATCCCGGTTCCTTTAACAAAAAATGTTTCCTCGGCAGCCAATGATCGGAGGATTGTAAATCTATTATTTTGGAGGTGCATAGGATGTTAGGTATTACTCACTTGAGGCACATTAGTCTCATTACTCCAGTTCTTGAGGAGCAGGCTGAGTTTTACGAGAAGATTTGGGGACTTGATAAGGTATCCGAGGATGGGGATTCTGTCTATTTCAGGGGTGCTGGTTCAGAGAATCATATTTTAAATTTGAAGCGGGGAGAAAAAGCGGGGCTTCACCATATTGCATTTGGAATGGTTGATAAGAACGCCGTTGACAGGGCAGCGGAGATTCTGGCTTCCAAGGGTATCCCGGTTATTTCACCGCCGGGCTATTTAGATGAAGAAGGTAAAGGGTACGGACTTCGCTTTGCTGATCCGGAAAACCGCTGCATTGAACTTTCAGCATGGGTGGAAATGCACACGACTATCTGGAATAAGAAGAATGTGGATCCGGTGAAGCTGAATCATGTTGTCATGAATACGGCAGACCTGGATATGATTACAGATTTTTATACTAATATTTTAGGATTTAAGGTAACTGATTGGAGCGAACATCAAATGTCTTTCCTCCGCTGCAACAGGAAGCATCACTCACTTGCCTTCAATCAGGACCAGCATGCATCTGTCAATCATATTGCCTATGAGGTAGACACGGTGGATGAAGTCATGCGGGGGATTTCAAACGTCAGAAAAGCAGGTTATCAGGAGCTTTGGGGGCCTGGACGCCATGGACCGGGAAATAACATCTTCTGTTACTTTCAGGATCCTGCCAAATTTGTCATGGAATACACGTGTTATTTAGAAACCATTGAAGATGAGGAAGAATGGGTGGCTCGAGTATGGAAAAGGGTTCCACACCTGATGGATCAATGGGGAATAGCCGGACCTCCAAAACCTGAAGCACGTGCAGCGATGGGCGGAAAGCCTGATCCAGGTTGGGTTAACGTGAATGCATTAACCTAAAGCTATTTGAAAGGGGTATCGTGATGGACTTTGGTTTAAAAGGAAAAACAGCAGTCATAATGGGCGGGACTTCGGGAGTAGGCCTCAAAACAGCAGAAATGTTCCTTCAGGAAGGTGCAAAAGTTGCGGTATGCGGCAGAAATGCAGAGAGGAAGGATAAAGCATTTGACCATTTATTGCATTTCGGGCCACGGGAATCAATCTTTGCCGCCACTTGTGATGTAACAAATAAAGAGGATGTTAATCGTTTTGTCGATTCAGCAGCATCCCGGCTTGAAGGAATTGATATTTTAGTTAATGCCGCTGGACAAAGTGTTATGGGGTATTTCTTTGATATTACAGATGAGCAATGGCAGGAACAGATTCAGTTAAAATATTTTGCCATTATCCATGCGGTACGTGCTGTCCATCCATATTTAGTGAGGCGCGGAGGCGGAAGGATCATCAATATTAATGCGACGCTTGCAAAGGAACCTGAAAGACATATGGTTGCTACGGCCGCAACAAGGGCAGGTCTTTTAAACTTAAGTAAAACGCTTTCCCAAGAGCTTGCATCAGACAATATCCTGGTCAACTCCGTAAGTCTTGGATTAATCCGTACTGACCAGTGGGAACGCAGACGATTGAAAAATGCACCTGATATGGATGCCGAGGAATATTACAAAGATCTTGCAGTAAAGCGGGAGATTCCGCTGGGCAGGGTTGGA
This window of the Cytobacillus pseudoceanisediminis genome carries:
- a CDS encoding MFS transporter, which produces MLKGNKRWLYIAVPIFFFWFFGQIDKLGISVIQTDPGFMSDLGLTGADKNAKIGLITFIFTISYAVSNIFWGFVIDKAGPRKTAVFGLFIWTATMIAGGLATSYEMFLISRVILGFGEGMMIPVCGKFISNWFNQRELGRAQSTWLAGNYFGPACGAVILTLVLATFHWEAAFFFLAAFNLFIVIPMFWFLTRDTPEEHYAIDKEELAYIRKSDGTEKPKKSFAQDYRYWIVWFGMLMSSFLFFGISIWLPTYLVEAKSFSREAMTGITSLSWLFALGFVLSCGFLADKTRRPSLLATILFSLTAVFLTAAIFAPHPVLAGICMGLAMGTQGGVFHLSNLFIVKFSTPETAGRAAGLMGFTNILGGFSSYIMGWMRDLAGGDFGPSIVMLIIAASLGFIAYIFTIKKEAAELRIEQIPPNRKVIV
- a CDS encoding SDR family oxidoreductase; this encodes MDFGLKGKTAVIMGGTSGVGLKTAEMFLQEGAKVAVCGRNAERKDKAFDHLLHFGPRESIFAATCDVTNKEDVNRFVDSAASRLEGIDILVNAAGQSVMGYFFDITDEQWQEQIQLKYFAIIHAVRAVHPYLVRRGGGRIININATLAKEPERHMVATAATRAGLLNLSKTLSQELASDNILVNSVSLGLIRTDQWERRRLKNAPDMDAEEYYKDLAVKREIPLGRVGEAEEVASVILFLASKQASYVSGSTIETAGALGKAL
- a CDS encoding cupin domain-containing protein is translated as MRYIGRGATANNDSNVIAAEHFTLSTMVLPAGCVGPLHLHDDVEEVFFILKGSVKALIQEVGKDEVHEIRLNERDCISSPPGVYRGIHNDGDEEALMLVMLGAVKPNLPTYPKGSALEELRIQRAKEREAIINGK
- a CDS encoding VOC family protein, coding for MLGITHLRHISLITPVLEEQAEFYEKIWGLDKVSEDGDSVYFRGAGSENHILNLKRGEKAGLHHIAFGMVDKNAVDRAAEILASKGIPVISPPGYLDEEGKGYGLRFADPENRCIELSAWVEMHTTIWNKKNVDPVKLNHVVMNTADLDMITDFYTNILGFKVTDWSEHQMSFLRCNRKHHSLAFNQDQHASVNHIAYEVDTVDEVMRGISNVRKAGYQELWGPGRHGPGNNIFCYFQDPAKFVMEYTCYLETIEDEEEWVARVWKRVPHLMDQWGIAGPPKPEARAAMGGKPDPGWVNVNALT